Proteins encoded in a region of the Sulfitobacter alexandrii genome:
- the crtA gene encoding spheroidene monooxygenase, with protein MTQVVSLSFYRFEGVFARLWAFAMMGLARRSMSRVAGIGFWKLCGSGTGEGFTPRPNFGVYAILCTWPDLAAARAAQATAPVFAGYAARASEHWTLYMTTDSVRGAWSGETPFVPGAGRSDVPLAALTRATIKPSILARFWRRVPDISAVIGRDPNVVFKIGIGEVPWLHQVTFSIWPDAARMADFARTGPHAEAIRAVRTEGWFREELYARFSLLDEDGTWGGTSPLQQLERP; from the coding sequence GTGACACAGGTGGTCAGCCTCAGCTTCTACCGCTTCGAGGGCGTGTTCGCCCGCCTGTGGGCCTTTGCCATGATGGGGCTGGCCCGGCGCTCCATGTCCCGCGTGGCCGGCATCGGCTTCTGGAAGCTCTGCGGCTCCGGCACGGGAGAGGGTTTCACGCCGCGGCCCAACTTCGGGGTCTATGCTATTCTCTGTACATGGCCCGATCTGGCTGCCGCACGCGCCGCCCAGGCCACGGCCCCGGTGTTCGCCGGATACGCCGCCCGCGCCAGCGAACACTGGACCCTCTACATGACCACCGACAGCGTGCGCGGCGCGTGGTCGGGAGAGACACCGTTCGTCCCCGGTGCAGGCAGGTCCGACGTTCCGCTCGCCGCGCTGACCCGGGCCACCATCAAACCTTCGATCCTCGCGCGTTTCTGGCGGCGCGTGCCCGATATTTCCGCGGTGATCGGGCGCGACCCCAACGTCGTCTTCAAGATCGGCATCGGAGAAGTGCCATGGCTGCACCAGGTCACCTTCTCGATCTGGCCGGATGCGGCGCGCATGGCCGATTTCGCCCGTACCGGCCCCCACGCCGAGGCCATCCGCGCGGTCCGCACCGAAGGCTGGTTCCGCGAAGAACTCTATGCCCGTTTCTCGCTTCTGGACGAGGACGGCACCTGGGGCGGCACATCGCCCCTGCAACAGTTGGAGAGACCATGA
- the bchI gene encoding magnesium chelatase ATPase subunit I, which translates to MTQPFPFSAIVGQDDMKRAMLLTAIDPSIGGVLVFGDRGTGKSTAVRALAALLPPISAVRACPVNSARLADCPAWAGVVDGTTQDIPTPVVDLPLGASEDRVTGALDIEKALTRGEKAFQPGLLAAANRGYLYIDEVNLLEDHIVDLLLDVAQSGENVIEREGLSIRHPARFVLVGSGNPEEGELRPQLLDRFGLSVDVASPTDIDERVEVIKRRDAYENDNAAFMLRWQAEDAALRDRIISARKALAQLRTPDSALRDVAELCIKLGSDGLRGELTLLKAARAYAAYRDDTALARAHIRDVAALALRHRLRRDPLDEAGTGTRVDRVVEDVLG; encoded by the coding sequence ATGACACAACCCTTTCCCTTTTCCGCCATTGTCGGCCAGGACGACATGAAGCGCGCGATGCTGCTGACTGCCATCGACCCCTCCATCGGCGGCGTGCTGGTCTTTGGCGATCGGGGCACCGGCAAATCGACAGCGGTGCGTGCCCTTGCGGCGCTTCTGCCCCCGATCTCCGCCGTGCGTGCCTGCCCCGTCAACAGCGCGCGGCTGGCGGACTGCCCCGCGTGGGCCGGTGTGGTCGATGGCACCACGCAGGACATTCCCACGCCGGTCGTCGATCTGCCGCTCGGGGCCTCGGAGGATCGCGTCACCGGCGCGCTGGACATCGAAAAGGCCCTGACGAGAGGCGAAAAGGCGTTCCAGCCGGGGCTTCTGGCCGCGGCGAACCGCGGGTATCTCTACATCGACGAGGTCAACCTGCTGGAAGACCACATCGTCGACCTTCTGCTCGATGTCGCACAGTCCGGGGAGAACGTGATCGAGCGTGAGGGCCTGTCGATCCGGCATCCGGCGCGGTTCGTTCTGGTGGGGTCCGGGAACCCCGAAGAAGGTGAGCTGCGGCCGCAATTGCTGGACCGGTTCGGCTTGTCGGTCGATGTCGCCTCGCCCACGGATATCGACGAGCGGGTCGAGGTCATCAAGCGCCGGGATGCCTACGAGAATGACAATGCCGCCTTCATGCTCCGCTGGCAGGCCGAGGATGCCGCACTGCGCGACCGGATCATCAGCGCGCGCAAGGCTCTGGCGCAGCTCAGGACGCCGGACAGCGCGTTGCGGGACGTCGCCGAACTTTGCATCAAGCTGGGGTCGGACGGCTTGCGCGGTGAACTCACCTTGCTCAAGGCGGCCCGTGCCTACGCCGCCTACCGCGACGACACGGCGCTGGCCCGTGCGCATATCCGCGACGTGGCGGCCCTGGCCCTGCGCCACCGGCTGCGCCGCGATCCGCTGGACGAAGCGGGCACCGGCACCCGTGTCGACCGTGTGGTCGAGGACGTGCTGGGATGA